From the genome of Lasioglossum baleicum chromosome 13, iyLasBale1, whole genome shotgun sequence, one region includes:
- the Sta gene encoding stubarista 40S ribosomal protein SA, whose translation MSGGLDVLSLKEDDVTKMLGAFTHLGAENVNFQMEQYVYKKKNDGVSIINLCHTWEKLLLAARAIVAIEHPSEVFVISCRQTGQRAVLKFAQHTGATPIAGRFTPGAFTNQIQSAFREPRLLIVTDPSSDHQPITEASYVNIPVIAFCNTDSPLRFVDIAIPCNTKSLHCIGLMWWLLAREVLRLRGSIARESKWDVVVDLFFYRDPEEAEKEEQAAKEIAPPKEFTGPVEVAATTEPGWVNDIETTGTVPTENWADDVAAPTAAALPTAGAAQALPASGDWAAQPSEEWTTAAPATTQSWGGATPEKW comes from the exons ATGTCAGGAGGTCTAGACGTATTGTCTCTCAAAGAGGATGACGTTACTAAAATGCTGGGCGCATTCACCCATCTGGGTGCAGAAAATGTCAACTTCCAGATGGAGCAATATGTCTACAAGAAGAAGAACGACG GAGTTAGTATCATCAATCTCTGTCATACTTGGGAGAAGTTGCTGTTGGCTGCGCGAGCCATTGTCGCCATTGAACATCCCAGCGAAGTGTTTGTCATCAGTTGCAGACAAACCGGCCAGAGAGCAGTTCTGAAGTTTGCTCAACACACTGGAGCTACACCTATCGCCGGTCGTTTCACTCCTGGTGCTTTCACCAATCAGATTCAG TCCGCCTTCCGTGAGCCACGTTTGCTGATCGTTACCGATCCATCCAGCGACCACCAGCCCATCACAGAAGCCAGTTACGTGAACATTCCGGTGATTGCTTTCTGTAACACAGATTCCCCTCTTCGTTTCGTCGATATCGCTATTCCTTGCAACACGAAGAGTTTGCACTGCATTGGTCTTATGTGGTGGTTACTGGCAAGAGAAGTTCTTAGACTGAGGGGTTCTATCGCACGAGAAAGTAAATGGGATGTAGTCGTCGATCTGTTCTTCTACAGAGATCCGGAAGAG GCTGAGAAGGAAGAACAAGCAGCTAAGGAGATTGCTCCACCTAAAGAATTTACAGGACCTGTTGAAGTTGCAGCTACTACTGAACCTGGTTGGGTAAATGACATTGAGACCACAGGTACAGTCCCAACAGAGAACTGGGCCGACGATGTTGCTGCACCAACCGCAGCTGCACTTCCAACTGCGGGTGCTGCACAAGCTCTCCCAGCCAGCGGAGATTGGGCTGCTCAG CCTTCTGAAGAATGGACTACCGCAGCACCTGCCACAACTCAGAGCTGGGGAGGTGCCACACCTGAAAAATGGTAA